Proteins from a single region of Blastopirellula marina:
- a CDS encoding SAM-dependent methyltransferase gives MSEDVQEFWNSRFGREEYIYGTTPNTFLASSIHHFPPQTKVLCLAEGEGRNALLLCQQGYQVHAVDLSTEGKAKAERLAAQHQVSLTYEISDLNDYDYGENRWDAIVSIFAHIDSASRANIYPKAIASLKEGGIFLLESYHPRQLEYGTGGPKDVDMLVTLENLRAQLGSLQVLHEAELERDVTEGTFHTGSAFVTQLIVRKGE, from the coding sequence ATGAGCGAAGACGTTCAAGAGTTTTGGAACTCGCGTTTTGGACGCGAAGAGTATATCTACGGAACGACGCCGAACACGTTCTTAGCGTCGTCGATCCATCACTTCCCACCGCAGACGAAAGTACTGTGCCTGGCCGAAGGAGAAGGACGCAACGCGCTGCTGCTCTGCCAGCAAGGGTACCAAGTGCACGCGGTCGATCTTTCTACCGAAGGGAAAGCGAAAGCCGAGCGACTGGCGGCGCAGCACCAAGTTTCGCTGACGTACGAAATTAGCGACCTGAACGATTACGACTACGGCGAGAACCGCTGGGATGCGATCGTTTCGATCTTCGCCCACATCGATTCTGCCTCACGGGCGAATATCTATCCGAAAGCGATCGCCTCGCTGAAAGAGGGTGGCATCTTCCTGCTCGAGTCGTACCATCCGCGGCAGCTGGAATATGGAACCGGTGGGCCGAAGGATGTCGATATGCTGGTCACGCTAGAAAATCTGCGTGCGCAGCTTGGCAGCCTGCAGGTGTTGCACGAAGCAGAACTGGAACGGGATGTTACCGAGGGGACCTTTCATACTGGCAGTGCGTTTGTGACGCAGTTGATTGTGCGAAAGGGGGAATAA
- a CDS encoding class I SAM-dependent methyltransferase yields MNQQDPSKFFDQEKAAGYDQRWAGMAPINDAQHLLLKAVLSPLGPIARVLCVGAGTGAELLALAAAFPEWTFTVVEPAPGMMAVCRQRAEAAGITSRCTFHEGYLDSLQPSQPFDAATSILVSHFLVDREKRKRYFAEIAQRLRPGGLLVNADLAANMQSPEYERLVQHWVSLHSLVGLETKTDHLGREVALLSNKEMQQLLIDSGLTRPTLYFQTLLIRTWVSEVAA; encoded by the coding sequence ATGAATCAGCAAGACCCCTCGAAGTTCTTCGATCAGGAAAAAGCGGCCGGGTACGACCAGCGGTGGGCCGGCATGGCACCGATCAACGATGCGCAGCACCTGCTATTGAAGGCCGTTCTTTCGCCACTGGGGCCAATCGCGCGCGTGTTATGCGTGGGCGCTGGCACCGGAGCGGAACTGTTAGCACTAGCGGCCGCGTTCCCCGAGTGGACGTTTACGGTGGTCGAACCAGCACCAGGCATGATGGCCGTGTGCCGTCAGCGGGCCGAAGCCGCCGGCATCACGTCGCGCTGCACGTTCCATGAAGGATATCTCGATAGCCTTCAGCCAAGCCAGCCGTTCGACGCCGCGACCAGCATTCTCGTTTCGCACTTCCTGGTCGATCGCGAAAAGCGAAAGCGCTACTTCGCAGAAATCGCCCAGCGGCTTCGTCCCGGCGGGCTGCTGGTCAACGCCGACCTGGCCGCCAACATGCAGAGCCCCGAGTACGAGCGACTCGTACAGCACTGGGTTTCGCTGCATAGCCTGGTGGGCCTCGAAACGAAGACCGATCACCTGGGCCGCGAGGTCGCGCTGCTTTCGAATAAAGAGATGCAACAGCTACTGATCGATAGCGGACTGACCCGCCCTACCCTGTACTTTCAGACGCTGCTGATCCGCACGTGGGTCTCTGAGGTCGCGGCGTAA
- a CDS encoding SRPBCC domain-containing protein yields the protein MSDPQVTSGCYQLEVMIAAPPQRVWQAIAAESSAWWPIDFVTSERTQRFVIEPTLGGRVFEDFGGGDGLVWYTVIGVEAGRELILAGHLLPPFGGPATTALRITLSAHQQGTLVKIRDDRFGVLEGDSPVEGWRIVFDGGLRCYLEASEANR from the coding sequence ATGTCCGATCCGCAAGTGACAAGTGGCTGTTACCAGTTGGAAGTGATGATCGCCGCGCCACCACAGCGAGTTTGGCAGGCGATCGCCGCCGAGTCTTCTGCCTGGTGGCCGATCGATTTCGTCACCTCCGAGCGGACGCAGCGATTTGTGATCGAGCCCACGCTGGGAGGTCGCGTCTTCGAAGATTTCGGCGGGGGCGATGGCCTGGTGTGGTACACGGTCATCGGCGTGGAAGCCGGCCGCGAGTTGATCCTGGCCGGTCATTTGCTGCCGCCCTTCGGTGGACCAGCGACAACGGCCCTGCGAATCACGCTTTCAGCACACCAGCAAGGGACACTGGTGAAGATACGCGATGACCGGTTTGGGGTGCTGGAAGGAGACTCGCCGGTGGAAGGGTGGCGGATTGTCTTCGATGGTGGTTTGCGATGTTATCTGGAAGCGAGCGAAGCTAATCGCTAA
- a CDS encoding YdeI/OmpD-associated family protein, producing MNPNVDDYIQQHSPWQDVLSQLRKLVLSTKLSEQWKWRAPCYTLDGKNVVMIAAFKKDCVLSFFKGPLLKDPENLLTAPGENSRTFRVVRFTDAKQVTGLKSQLKFLIEQAIEVERSGQQIEAKKGPDEFPAELTAKLKEDPKLKRAFESLTPGRQRAYVMHFAEAKQAKTRTARIEKFAPRILDGKGMNDCVCGLTNKPPGCDGSHNKR from the coding sequence ATGAACCCCAACGTCGACGACTACATTCAGCAACATTCCCCGTGGCAAGATGTCCTGTCGCAATTGCGTAAGCTCGTCCTCTCGACGAAGCTAAGTGAACAGTGGAAGTGGCGGGCTCCCTGCTACACGCTCGACGGCAAGAACGTCGTGATGATCGCGGCGTTCAAAAAGGACTGCGTACTGAGCTTCTTTAAAGGCCCCTTACTGAAAGACCCAGAGAACCTGCTGACCGCCCCCGGCGAGAACAGCCGAACCTTCCGTGTCGTCCGCTTTACCGACGCCAAACAAGTCACAGGGCTAAAGTCTCAACTGAAATTCCTTATCGAGCAGGCCATCGAGGTCGAACGCTCCGGCCAGCAAATCGAAGCGAAGAAAGGCCCCGACGAATTCCCAGCGGAGCTAACCGCCAAGCTCAAGGAAGACCCGAAACTTAAACGAGCATTTGAATCCCTCACGCCAGGACGCCAACGTGCTTACGTGATGCACTTCGCCGAAGCGAAACAAGCGAAGACCCGCACGGCCCGCATCGAAAAGTTCGCCCCCCGAATCTTAGACGGCAAAGGGATGAACGACTGCGTCTGCGGATTGACCAACAAGCCGCCAGGGTGCGATGGCTCGCATAACAAGCGGTAG
- a CDS encoding acyl carrier protein yields MNRNLPNRPLNLLLFGLAVLLMGCGVKPASPPPAATSPASDATVAQVCATTAVMFDVKPGQVKPETSLADLEADQLDYVELVMTLEEKFNVMIDDEVIEDVTGTSDWQQGMKNLTMAKLASAIEQQQAQSGENANAEPSKK; encoded by the coding sequence ATGAACCGCAACTTGCCCAATCGCCCGTTGAACCTGCTGCTCTTTGGGCTGGCCGTACTGCTGATGGGCTGCGGCGTGAAGCCTGCCTCGCCCCCGCCGGCTGCTACAAGCCCTGCCAGTGACGCGACGGTTGCCCAGGTTTGTGCGACCACGGCCGTTATGTTCGACGTGAAACCTGGCCAGGTGAAGCCAGAGACGTCTCTGGCTGACCTCGAGGCGGACCAACTCGATTACGTCGAACTGGTGATGACACTGGAGGAGAAGTTCAATGTCATGATCGACGACGAAGTCATCGAGGACGTGACCGGCACGTCCGACTGGCAGCAGGGTATGAAGAACCTTACCATGGCCAAGCTGGCCAGTGCCATCGAGCAGCAGCAGGCACAGTCTGGCGAAAACGCCAATGCCGAACCATCGAAAAAGTAA
- a CDS encoding heavy metal translocating P-type ATPase gives MAIDPICGMTVQESTPWKTTRDEQTFYFCCEHCLKKFEAGGSSEAAPMQLVTLGEPPARHDCCHGHEGHSATKKPRAKSSAKYICPMCDGVESDVPADCPKCGMALERNQPTGPQTKTIYTCPMHPEVRQDHPGSCPKCGMDLEPETITTDAEEDDPELTWMTIRFWVGAALTVPIFAMAMLPMLGIELGIPADVSRWIQLVLATPVVLWCGWPFFVRGAKSLMTMNLNMFTLISLGVSAAYLYSLVATLFPGFIPDAFQHGGEVPVYFEAAAMIVTLVLLGQVIELRARKKTGSAIRELINLAPPTARIIEDGQEREVPLSEVQQGQELKVVPGDKIPVDGEVISGSSTVDESMLTGEANPVKKAQGDSVIGGTVNQSGTLRIKATHVGEDSVLSQIVQMVGQAQRSRAPIQRLADTVSGYFVPAIVAISIVTFVVWAFWSPEEPKLAYALLNAVAVLIVACPCALGLATPMSIMVGVGRGAKAGVLVKEAAGLETLQQVDTIVVDKTGTLTEGKPKLTSLEPAEGFSEEELLKYAAAVEQNSEHPIARSIVNAAKDRDMKLADTSTFDSTTGQGVQAVVDGKKIVCGKPSLLKDHGIEFKATGSTEGTKVYLGVDGKYAGALIVSDPLKATTAGAIQSLHDMGIRVIMMTGDNPQVAEAIAKKLNIDDYQADLSPQDKHDRIQKLRDEGARVAMAGDGINDAPALAAADVGIAMGTGTDVAIESASITLMGGDLEGVVKAFRLSRRVMRNIKQNLFFALAYNSLGVPIAAGILVPIFGMHALLNPMFAAAAMSFSSVSVISNALRLRATNLTE, from the coding sequence ATGGCAATCGATCCCATTTGCGGAATGACAGTTCAAGAGTCGACACCCTGGAAAACGACTCGCGATGAGCAAACCTTCTACTTTTGCTGCGAGCATTGTCTGAAGAAGTTTGAGGCCGGCGGTTCATCTGAAGCGGCACCGATGCAGTTGGTTACCCTCGGCGAGCCGCCAGCCAGGCATGACTGCTGCCACGGTCACGAAGGTCATTCGGCTACCAAGAAGCCGCGCGCGAAGTCGTCGGCGAAGTATATCTGTCCGATGTGCGATGGCGTCGAAAGCGATGTCCCCGCCGATTGCCCCAAATGTGGCATGGCGCTCGAACGCAACCAGCCGACCGGGCCGCAGACAAAGACCATTTATACTTGCCCGATGCATCCCGAGGTGCGGCAAGATCACCCTGGCAGTTGTCCCAAGTGCGGCATGGACCTCGAGCCTGAGACCATCACGACCGACGCAGAAGAAGACGATCCCGAACTGACCTGGATGACGATTCGCTTCTGGGTAGGGGCCGCGCTTACCGTGCCCATCTTTGCGATGGCCATGCTGCCGATGCTGGGAATCGAACTGGGCATCCCGGCTGACGTTTCGCGGTGGATTCAGTTGGTGCTGGCAACCCCGGTCGTCTTGTGGTGCGGGTGGCCATTCTTCGTACGCGGTGCGAAGTCGCTGATGACGATGAACCTGAACATGTTTACGTTGATCTCGCTGGGTGTCTCGGCGGCGTACCTGTATAGCCTCGTCGCGACGCTATTCCCTGGCTTCATACCCGATGCCTTCCAGCATGGGGGTGAAGTCCCTGTTTACTTCGAGGCCGCGGCGATGATCGTTACGCTGGTCCTGCTGGGGCAGGTCATTGAACTGCGGGCTCGCAAGAAGACGGGCAGTGCGATTCGCGAACTGATCAACCTGGCCCCCCCCACGGCTCGTATCATCGAAGATGGTCAGGAACGCGAAGTCCCCTTGAGCGAAGTGCAGCAGGGACAAGAACTGAAAGTGGTGCCGGGCGATAAGATACCTGTCGATGGCGAGGTGATCTCCGGTAGTTCGACCGTCGACGAGTCAATGCTCACCGGTGAAGCAAACCCGGTCAAAAAGGCCCAAGGGGACAGCGTCATCGGCGGCACCGTCAACCAAAGTGGTACCCTCCGCATCAAGGCCACCCATGTCGGCGAAGACTCGGTTCTCTCGCAGATCGTGCAGATGGTGGGTCAGGCCCAGCGCAGCCGAGCCCCCATTCAGCGTCTGGCCGATACGGTCTCTGGTTATTTCGTGCCTGCGATAGTTGCGATCTCGATTGTCACGTTCGTGGTGTGGGCTTTCTGGTCGCCGGAAGAACCGAAGCTGGCGTACGCCCTGTTGAATGCGGTGGCCGTACTGATTGTCGCGTGCCCCTGTGCGCTCGGGCTGGCCACACCGATGTCGATCATGGTCGGCGTCGGACGAGGTGCCAAGGCCGGTGTCCTGGTGAAAGAAGCCGCCGGGCTCGAAACATTACAGCAGGTCGATACCATCGTGGTCGACAAGACCGGCACGCTTACCGAAGGAAAGCCGAAGCTCACCTCCCTGGAACCTGCGGAAGGTTTCAGCGAAGAAGAATTGTTGAAGTATGCCGCCGCCGTCGAACAGAACAGTGAGCACCCCATTGCCCGCTCGATTGTCAACGCGGCCAAAGATCGCGATATGAAGCTGGCCGATACGTCCACTTTCGATTCCACCACCGGACAGGGCGTCCAGGCCGTGGTCGATGGCAAGAAGATCGTCTGCGGCAAGCCCTCGCTGCTGAAAGATCACGGCATCGAGTTTAAAGCGACTGGCTCCACCGAAGGAACGAAGGTCTACCTGGGTGTCGATGGCAAGTATGCTGGGGCGCTGATCGTCAGCGATCCCCTGAAAGCGACCACCGCCGGGGCGATCCAGTCGCTGCACGACATGGGCATTCGCGTGATCATGATGACCGGCGACAACCCCCAGGTAGCCGAGGCGATCGCCAAGAAGCTAAACATCGACGACTACCAGGCCGATCTCTCGCCGCAAGACAAGCACGACCGCATCCAGAAGCTGCGTGACGAAGGGGCCAGAGTCGCGATGGCCGGCGACGGCATCAACGACGCCCCGGCTCTGGCCGCCGCGGATGTCGGCATTGCCATGGGAACCGGTACCGATGTCGCCATCGAAAGCGCGTCGATCACCTTGATGGGAGGCGATCTGGAAGGGGTCGTAAAAGCATTCCGCCTAAGCCGCCGCGTCATGCGAAACATCAAGCAGAACCTGTTCTTCGCACTGGCCTACAACAGCCTGGGCGTGCCGATCGCGGCCGGCATCCTGGTCCCCATCTTCGGCATGCACGCCCTACTGAACCCCATGTTCGCCGCCGCCGCGATGAGTTTCAGCTCTGTCAGCGTCATCAGTAACGCACTGCGACTACGAGCGACAAACCTCACCGAGTAA
- a CDS encoding carbamoyltransferase — translation MTWILGISAYYHDSAVALIKDGEIRAAASEERFSRRKHDAGFPELALQACLDHAGIRLSDIDYVGYYEKPLLKFERLLETYLTCAPRGYASFASAMPVWLRTKLYLPREIRRQLGGVYKKRIVFSEHHESHAASAFFPSPFESAAILTIDGVGEWTTTSWGVGQGSKIDLRAELKFPHSLGLLYSAFTYFCGFRVNSGEYKLMGLAPYGTPKYADTILEHLIQLKEDGSYRLNMKYFGFLDTLRMTNRHFARLFGAEPRGAEQPTRQIDLDLAASVQQVTEEVVLRMARHVHQQTGEENLCMAGGVALNCVANGRLLREGPFKRIWIQPAAGDAGGSLGVALLIWHQLLGGKREVSREDATQYVGDQQQGSLLGPAVDQDAEVERLIAGGAVATKIEDDDQLMQKVAELIDGGNVIGWVQGRMEFGPRALGSRSILGDPRNREMQTTMNLKIKFRESFRPFAPSVMEEHAAECFVFPDRFTTPAERASPYMLFTYDVQPSRRTSANDENKNDRADTQLVDRVREIRSDLPAITHIDYSARVQTVSRQRHPRFHQLLTAFYQLTGCPALINTSFNVRGEPIVGTAADAYRCFLATHMDVLVVGNWIFYHNQQPNAARVDSKAYLTNLEPD, via the coding sequence ATGACCTGGATTCTCGGGATTTCGGCCTACTATCACGATTCGGCCGTTGCACTGATCAAAGATGGCGAGATCCGCGCGGCAGCCAGCGAGGAACGCTTCAGCCGTCGTAAGCACGATGCAGGTTTCCCGGAACTCGCCTTGCAGGCCTGTCTCGACCATGCCGGTATCCGCCTGAGCGATATCGACTATGTCGGCTACTACGAAAAGCCACTGCTCAAGTTCGAACGCCTGTTGGAAACCTACCTGACGTGCGCCCCGCGCGGGTATGCCAGCTTCGCCAGTGCCATGCCGGTATGGCTGCGCACCAAGCTTTACTTGCCACGCGAGATTCGTCGTCAGTTGGGAGGCGTGTATAAGAAACGCATCGTCTTCAGCGAACACCACGAGTCGCACGCGGCCAGCGCGTTCTTTCCCAGCCCGTTTGAAAGTGCCGCGATCCTTACAATCGACGGCGTTGGCGAGTGGACCACCACCAGTTGGGGCGTCGGACAGGGTAGCAAGATCGACCTTCGCGCCGAGCTTAAGTTCCCGCATTCGCTGGGGCTGCTCTATTCCGCATTCACTTACTTCTGCGGCTTCCGCGTCAACTCTGGCGAATACAAGCTGATGGGCTTGGCTCCGTACGGAACACCCAAGTACGCCGACACCATCCTCGAGCACCTCATCCAATTAAAGGAAGACGGCAGCTACCGCTTGAACATGAAGTACTTCGGCTTTCTCGATACCTTGCGAATGACCAACCGCCATTTTGCCAGGCTGTTTGGAGCCGAGCCGCGCGGGGCCGAGCAGCCGACTCGCCAGATCGACCTCGACCTGGCCGCCAGCGTTCAGCAGGTAACCGAAGAAGTCGTGCTGCGGATGGCCAGGCATGTGCATCAGCAGACCGGCGAAGAGAACTTATGCATGGCCGGAGGCGTAGCGCTTAACTGTGTCGCCAATGGTCGGCTGCTGCGGGAAGGGCCTTTTAAACGCATCTGGATTCAGCCCGCCGCAGGGGATGCCGGCGGTTCCTTGGGGGTGGCCTTGTTGATTTGGCACCAACTGCTCGGTGGCAAGCGGGAAGTGTCCCGCGAAGATGCGACCCAATACGTCGGCGATCAACAGCAAGGCTCGCTACTCGGCCCGGCCGTCGACCAGGACGCAGAGGTCGAGCGGCTGATCGCCGGTGGTGCCGTGGCGACCAAGATCGAAGACGATGACCAGTTGATGCAGAAAGTGGCCGAGCTGATCGACGGCGGCAACGTCATCGGCTGGGTACAGGGCCGCATGGAGTTCGGCCCGCGTGCGCTCGGTTCCCGGAGTATTTTGGGAGACCCTCGCAATCGCGAGATGCAAACGACGATGAACTTGAAGATCAAGTTCCGCGAGTCCTTTCGACCTTTCGCCCCCAGCGTGATGGAAGAACACGCGGCCGAGTGTTTCGTCTTTCCTGATCGCTTCACGACGCCAGCCGAACGGGCCAGTCCTTACATGCTGTTCACTTACGACGTGCAGCCCAGTCGCCGGACGAGCGCCAACGACGAAAACAAGAACGACCGTGCCGACACGCAACTGGTTGACCGTGTTCGCGAGATCCGTAGCGATCTGCCGGCCATCACGCATATCGACTATTCGGCCCGCGTGCAAACCGTTTCCCGGCAGCGGCATCCACGGTTCCATCAGTTGCTGACGGCGTTCTATCAGCTGACAGGCTGTCCGGCGCTGATCAATACCAGCTTCAACGTCCGTGGCGAACCGATCGTCGGTACGGCTGCCGATGCGTACCGCTGTTTTCTGGCTACCCACATGGACGTGCTGGTGGTGGGCAACTGGATCTTCTATCACAACCAGCAGCCTAATGCGGCCCGTGTCGACAGCAAGGCATACCTTACCAACCTGGAGCCGGACTAA
- a CDS encoding DUF6714 family protein, giving the protein MTQTQWLVDYIAKAFAGVSLDGGIDIHAAQSMDDYGNPEEDQLSKTAERIDWRRVKMATLQPRFWGITFLDAQGFRFYAPAIMTELLIQGDETYNLSAWFLSGLAVSPTGEMKEVPFDELFNSAQRAAIIRYLKHVVHNDPSLGKEAAEQRLHEIQTRTGKG; this is encoded by the coding sequence ATGACACAAACCCAGTGGCTGGTTGACTACATCGCGAAGGCGTTTGCCGGTGTGAGCTTAGATGGGGGCATCGATATTCATGCTGCCCAGTCGATGGACGACTACGGCAATCCGGAAGAAGACCAGCTTTCCAAGACGGCCGAACGCATCGATTGGCGACGCGTGAAGATGGCGACACTTCAGCCGCGATTCTGGGGGATCACGTTTCTGGACGCCCAAGGGTTTCGTTTCTATGCCCCGGCCATCATGACCGAATTATTGATTCAGGGAGACGAAACCTACAACTTGTCGGCTTGGTTTCTCTCTGGACTCGCGGTATCGCCGACAGGCGAGATGAAAGAGGTCCCATTCGACGAACTGTTTAATTCGGCTCAGCGAGCGGCTATCATTCGATACTTGAAGCACGTCGTCCATAATGATCCGTCGCTGGGGAAAGAGGCCGCGGAACAGCGACTTCACGAGATTCAGACCCGGACCGGTAAGGGATGA
- a CDS encoding DUF5989 family protein: MNQDPKTNEPDDHDQFASQAEQGDPGIVREFVLYLQENKKWWLIPMILTLLAIGVVGLLAGSGLAPFVYTLF, encoded by the coding sequence ATGAACCAAGATCCGAAAACCAACGAGCCTGACGACCACGATCAGTTCGCTTCGCAGGCCGAACAGGGCGATCCCGGTATCGTGCGCGAGTTTGTGCTTTATCTGCAAGAGAACAAGAAATGGTGGCTCATTCCGATGATCCTCACCCTACTGGCCATCGGCGTGGTGGGCCTGCTGGCTGGCAGTGGTTTGGCACCGTTTGTTTACACCTTGTTCTAA
- a CDS encoding rhomboid family protein, producing the protein MSDGTASTAEPTDATPKPTAQPWVTRLAVVACIGIFLGITAQNDFESWESLAKFGYLPADSIWDGGYWALVTSAFVHLALWHVAFNVYWLRVLGSRLEEKIGSLKFLAFFVVAAMVSSSVQLAFSGDTGIGASGVVYAIFGFMWPTRYRYPRFNEVLDERTIQIFVVWLGFCVVATHLKIWNVGNAAHISGLLFGGAVAGAFVLPYKPRLMLAGLVTLVGLSIVPLFWCPWNVTWLSHQAYSAHAAEQYDAALERYNQIIRLDPENAWAHLNRSYVYEALGKLDEAQADLERAREIDPSIEKAE; encoded by the coding sequence ATGAGCGACGGAACTGCCTCCACTGCTGAGCCTACTGACGCGACACCCAAGCCGACGGCGCAGCCTTGGGTTACTCGGCTGGCAGTTGTCGCGTGCATTGGCATTTTCCTGGGGATTACCGCCCAGAACGATTTTGAATCGTGGGAGTCGCTCGCCAAGTTCGGTTACTTGCCGGCCGATTCGATATGGGATGGTGGCTACTGGGCGTTGGTGACGTCGGCCTTTGTGCATCTTGCGCTGTGGCACGTCGCGTTCAACGTCTATTGGCTCAGGGTACTTGGCAGCCGCCTGGAAGAGAAGATTGGTTCGCTCAAGTTTCTCGCGTTCTTTGTCGTTGCCGCGATGGTCAGTTCCTCGGTTCAGCTGGCCTTTTCGGGTGACACCGGCATCGGGGCGTCTGGCGTTGTCTACGCGATCTTCGGGTTCATGTGGCCGACGCGTTATCGATACCCGCGATTCAACGAAGTTTTGGATGAACGCACCATTCAAATATTTGTCGTCTGGTTGGGCTTCTGCGTTGTGGCGACGCATCTCAAGATTTGGAATGTTGGCAATGCGGCCCATATTTCCGGACTGCTGTTTGGTGGGGCGGTCGCAGGCGCTTTCGTGCTGCCCTACAAGCCACGTCTCATGCTGGCTGGCCTGGTGACGCTGGTCGGCCTCTCGATCGTTCCTCTGTTTTGGTGCCCGTGGAACGTCACGTGGCTGAGCCACCAGGCCTACAGCGCCCATGCGGCCGAACAATACGATGCGGCACTAGAGCGGTACAATCAAATTATTCGCCTCGATCCTGAAAATGCCTGGGCGCACCTCAACCGTAGTTACGTTTACGAGGCGCTAGGCAAATTGGACGAAGCGCAAGCCGATTTAGAACGGGCACGCGAAATCGATCCGTCGATCGAAAAGGCGGAGTAA
- a CDS encoding arylsulfatase, producing MKFSRFVRSIAIALIALAGGVASLQAADKPNILVIWGDDIGIPQISLYSHGMMGYQTPNIDRIAKEGCYFTDAYGQQSCTAGRASFILGQEPFRTGLLTIGMPGDPHGITEWMPTLADALKTQGYATGQFGKNHLGDRDEHLPTNHGFDEFFGNLYHLNAEEEPEGYFYPKDPEFKKKYGPRGVIKSSADGKIEDTGPLTSKRMETVDEEFLAAGKDFIQRQVKADKPFFMWFNSTRMHVFTHLKKESYGKTGKGIHADGMVEHDGHVGQLLDLLDELKIADNTIVVYSTDNGAELALWPDGAMTPFHGEKGTTWEGGFRVPMMIRWPGKIKAGTINNEIISNIDWFPTLCAAAGVTDIKEKLAKGTTLNDKEFKVHLDGYNFLPNLTGEAEKGPREQLFYFDQGGNLNAIRWQDWKVSFAVSSEGNIATATRETPAWAGITNLRMDPYERAAHDGGAYLTWYAQQMWILVPIQQQIKNFFSDFNDYPYQTGSSLNAGNINYGLLQQQDALQRLKNLESMRTR from the coding sequence ATGAAGTTTTCTCGTTTCGTACGAAGCATTGCGATCGCGTTGATCGCCCTGGCAGGCGGCGTTGCCTCGCTTCAGGCAGCTGACAAACCGAACATCCTGGTGATTTGGGGAGATGACATTGGTATCCCGCAAATCAGTTTGTATTCGCACGGGATGATGGGCTATCAGACGCCCAACATCGACCGCATCGCCAAGGAGGGGTGCTACTTCACCGATGCGTACGGCCAACAAAGCTGCACCGCCGGTCGCGCCAGTTTCATCCTCGGGCAAGAGCCCTTCCGCACCGGCCTGCTGACGATCGGTATGCCAGGAGACCCGCACGGGATCACCGAGTGGATGCCGACTCTGGCCGATGCCCTCAAGACACAAGGGTACGCCACCGGTCAGTTCGGCAAGAATCACCTGGGTGATCGCGACGAGCACCTGCCCACCAACCATGGTTTCGACGAGTTCTTCGGCAACCTGTACCACTTGAATGCGGAAGAAGAACCGGAAGGTTATTTCTATCCCAAAGACCCAGAGTTCAAGAAGAAGTACGGTCCGCGCGGTGTGATCAAATCGAGCGCCGACGGCAAGATCGAAGACACCGGTCCGCTGACCTCCAAGCGTATGGAAACGGTCGACGAAGAATTCCTGGCAGCCGGCAAAGACTTCATCCAGCGGCAGGTGAAAGCCGACAAGCCGTTCTTCATGTGGTTCAACTCGACGCGTATGCACGTCTTCACCCACTTGAAGAAGGAATCGTACGGCAAGACAGGCAAAGGGATTCACGCCGACGGCATGGTCGAACATGACGGCCACGTGGGTCAACTGCTCGATCTGCTGGACGAACTGAAGATTGCCGACAACACGATCGTCGTCTACAGCACCGATAACGGGGCCGAACTGGCCTTGTGGCCTGATGGCGCGATGACGCCGTTTCATGGCGAAAAGGGAACAACCTGGGAAGGTGGCTTCCGCGTGCCAATGATGATCCGTTGGCCGGGCAAAATTAAGGCCGGTACGATTAACAACGAGATCATCTCGAATATCGACTGGTTCCCAACCTTGTGTGCCGCCGCCGGCGTGACCGACATTAAAGAAAAGCTGGCCAAAGGGACCACGCTGAACGACAAAGAGTTCAAGGTCCATCTCGACGGGTACAACTTCCTGCCGAACCTGACCGGTGAAGCGGAGAAAGGACCGCGCGAACAGTTGTTCTACTTCGACCAAGGGGGGAACCTGAACGCGATCCGCTGGCAAGACTGGAAGGTCAGCTTTGCCGTGAGTTCCGAAGGGAACATCGCCACGGCAACTCGCGAAACGCCTGCTTGGGCTGGCATTACCAACCTGCGAATGGATCCTTACGAGCGCGCCGCGCATGATGGTGGTGCCTATTTGACCTGGTATGCCCAGCAGATGTGGATCCTGGTTCCTATCCAGCAGCAGATCAAGAATTTCTTCTCAGACTTCAACGACTACCCTTACCAGACAGGCTCTTCTTTGAACGCCGGCAATATCAACTATGGCTTGCTTCAGCAGCAAGACGCGTTGCAGCGGCTGAAGAATCTGGAAAGCATGCGGACCAGATAA